The stretch of DNA AAACACCAGGCAACATGCCACCCTTGCCGGGACCAATCTCTAAAAATTCGATATCCGCAGGTGCAACCGCTAAGACTTTGCCATATAGGTTATGATATTGTTCCATTTCTGGACGGAGGTCGCCCCGAAGCCTAACATAATCCCCTGGGGCAAGGCCAAGATTGACACCCTCTTCTCGCGCACGAGCTTCCTTTTCCTCGCGTTCACGAAGCTTTCGCACCCCTGTTCGAAGAAAACGTTTAAGCGCACGTTGCCAGTGCTGGCTCCTCGCATCCTCGTCATCAAACCGAGAAGGTGATTCTCTCGTGAGAAATATCGAATCACGCCTGTAAAAATCTAAATACTCGCAGTCAGCTCCGTGGAAAATCTCGCTTTCGGCAATCTGCCGCACCTCACCGGTGAAGCTATTCCTCACTATATATTCCCAGTGAGGGCTTCCCTCACCAACGAGCATGACTTCAAGTACAATGCCGTAGGTTCGATCTGGCCCAAGTGGGCCGTAGACCTCCTTTGGTTGTTCCGGTTCGGGATGTCTATATGCCACTATTCGACGGACGCTGTACTTGTGATCGTCTACCATAAGCTAATCTTCTCATTAGAAGTATTTAGTTTGGTTCCATACGCCAAATAAGTTTACTCTACTACAACGACTTCATAGGTACCTATTTCCGGAATTGTAAATTCGATACCCACGTCTGTGCGATTAAAATTCAGATTCTGTTGGGCCCAGAGCGTATAGACGCGGCTTACATTTTCTGTTTTTAAGGCTATTCGAATATTGCGAATGGGAATAATCCCCGACATCGGTCTTTGCATATCTCCCGTGTTGTTGACGAGATGAATGATCGTCCGAGTTGGACTCGACTGTCGTCGGAGCTCGACCTCAACAGACGCAGGACATCCAACGAATATTGGAAGGTTGCCACCACATGCCCATCTAACAGCATTGCCTATAAGGGCCTGATATTCCCACATTCGATATCTTGCATAGAACTCGCCGACCAAGGCTGGGAAATAAACCACGCGCCCTTTTCCAACCCGGTTAGCGATAATCGCGGGATATGGTGACTCGCCAGTTAGACCCGAATACAACCTCCCAGTAGGGTTCATGAAGATAACAGGTACCTCCGCTGAGTCCACCTTTTTAATCTTGACACTAAACTGTGGGCGCGCGATAAGCTGACCCAGATTGAACTGTTCAGTAATTGGATGTTTAGCTTTGATTTTAACATACTCTTCAGCAACCGAAGGAGTCATCACTTCAAGTATATCCAATGCACCGTAAATTTCGCCCAGCGGATTTTTTTTGCGCCGATTGCCTCTTTCATCATACCTCCCTGTCTCAAATTCGGCGATGAGGCCGCCGCCCTCTTCAACAAACTGCTTCAGCGCCTCAACCTGCATATCCGATAGACAGGCGGCATTCCCAAGAATTATTACCTTGTATTTTGCAAGCCCTTCATGAGTCAGGTCGGAGTCAAGTATAACATCAAATGGGATGTGCTCGCGAACCAGGGAAGTAAAATAACCAAGGTATGTGTTACCGTGGAGCTCGTCGCAGATTTGCTTTCGCTTTTTCCAATCAACAATGCGTTTGCCGCTTCCCAGGTCTGCAATTAAATCTTGCTCCCGGCCGCTTCCCTGTTCGCCGTATAGTTCTTCTAATTCCGATAGATAAAAAGTCGCACCTTGCCTAGAGAAGTACAAAGCTACCTCAGCGGCTGATGTGCTTCCGCAATAATACTCTTCGTTCTTTTCAAGGAAACTTTGAATCTTCTTAATCGGGGTAACTGCTAGATGGCGGCTGTGGTCGAGAGCATAATCGAAAACCGCAAACCAAGGATTTGCCCCGCATGCCACTGTTTGTGCGATTGCAAGCTCTGCTTCAATAGGAGGCAACGGAACATAATGCCACGAACCTAGCGCATGGTGGCTGAAAACAACTGCTGGTTTCTTTCCCGCAACCAAGTGCTTTGCCGCCGTTGACCAGAAATGCAGGATGTGGTTCCTAGGCCCTGGGTGAAAAAACACCTCAGCGCCGTTGAAGTCTTCGTATGGGCCAACCTTCTCAATATCGCGTGCTACTCTCCACGCACCAGCATGCCAACTGCCTGCATTAAGGAAAATCACCCCTTCAGAATTCACCGACTTCACAGCAGCCCGGCAATCTGCAAGAAACTGTGCTAGCGAATCCTCTCGGAACTCTATAAAGTCTTTCCAGATTGGGTTACTCCAATCCTCGGCTGGCGGAATTTCTCTTCCATAGCGCTCCGCAAACAGCAAGCGGCAAGAGTCGCAGTAACAGCAATCAGGATAAACTACAGGTCCGTCGAGAAATACTCCATCAATGCCGGTTTTCATGCACTCTACAATCAGTTCTTGTGCCCAGTGCCGCCAGCCGCTGTTCACGCAAAAGGTCGTTCCATTCCCATAAAGCGGACGCACCCTGCCATAAGGCGTGCCATCAGCCAAGATTTGTTCCCATCCTGGGTGTCGGTCGGCAAACTCATAGGAGAACCAGTGCATGTTAAGGTAAGCAATCACATGAATGCCATATTTATGTGCATAGGGGAGGTACTCACGGATAAGGTCAAAGTCACCAAGTGCTGAATACTTCTCGAATTTTTGGGTATTAAATGTCGTCATATATCCGAGACCTGGTGCAATGCCCGGCGTGCCTATAACCCACTCGCAATTGATATGCCAATCATCGCGTTTACTCCTAGCTAGAGCATCAAGATCAATGTCTTTCATTCGCTCAAGCTTGTCAACATAGTCTAGCCTCATCATCCTAACCGGACGCTGCCACCAATGCATTTGTTCTCCTCCCAATATAATAAGCAGAATGGGAGAAAGTGATAACTATCACAGACTCCCTACTCCCCCATTCCCACTTCATCCCTAGCTATCGAACAATAGTCTCTAAATTGCTTTTGCTAGCCAATGTCAAAGTCATGAGCGTTTTTCGGTTTTTATTCTTATAATTGCCCAGGTTGGTTTGATTTTATCGATTCTAATAACTGAATTGCCGCTTGGAGAAGCCACGTCCATCTTAACTGGAGTAATGGTGCCGTCGGACTGCATTATTTCAGCTGAGACGGGAAAGTAGCCTCTGTCAGCGTACAACCTTATCT from Armatimonadota bacterium encodes:
- a CDS encoding ThuA domain-containing protein; the encoded protein is MHWWQRPVRMMRLDYVDKLERMKDIDLDALARSKRDDWHINCEWVIGTPGIAPGLGYMTTFNTQKFEKYSALGDFDLIREYLPYAHKYGIHVIAYLNMHWFSYEFADRHPGWEQILADGTPYGRVRPLYGNGTTFCVNSGWRHWAQELIVECMKTGIDGVFLDGPVVYPDCCYCDSCRLLFAERYGREIPPAEDWSNPIWKDFIEFREDSLAQFLADCRAAVKSVNSEGVIFLNAGSWHAGAWRVARDIEKVGPYEDFNGAEVFFHPGPRNHILHFWSTAAKHLVAGKKPAVVFSHHALGSWHYVPLPPIEAELAIAQTVACGANPWFAVFDYALDHSRHLAVTPIKKIQSFLEKNEEYYCGSTSAAEVALYFSRQGATFYLSELEELYGEQGSGREQDLIADLGSGKRIVDWKKRKQICDELHGNTYLGYFTSLVREHIPFDVILDSDLTHEGLAKYKVIILGNAACLSDMQVEALKQFVEEGGGLIAEFETGRYDERGNRRKKNPLGEIYGALDILEVMTPSVAEEYVKIKAKHPITEQFNLGQLIARPQFSVKIKKVDSAEVPVIFMNPTGRLYSGLTGESPYPAIIANRVGKGRVVYFPALVGEFYARYRMWEYQALIGNAVRWACGGNLPIFVGCPASVEVELRRQSSPTRTIIHLVNNTGDMQRPMSGIIPIRNIRIALKTENVSRVYTLWAQQNLNFNRTDVGIEFTIPEIGTYEVVVVE